A part of Setaria viridis chromosome 8, Setaria_viridis_v4.0, whole genome shotgun sequence genomic DNA contains:
- the LOC117834393 gene encoding disease resistance protein Pik-2-like codes for MSTLLAKLTTLLTDEYKLQRHLRGEIMFLKAELESMQAALEKVSDVPVSENQVRIWARDVRELSYDIEDSIDKFMVRIDSNPFAQPHGFRGFIDRSLKLLTTAHARRRIATDIIGIKALVSEVASRRERYNIDNISSRHCNN; via the coding sequence ATGAGCACTCTACTTGCCAAGCTGACCACGCTGTTGACAGATGAATACAAGCTTCAGAGACACCTTAGAGGCGAGATCATGTTCCTGAAAGCGGAGCTTGAGAGTATGCAAGCTGCTCTTGAAAAGGTGTCAGATGTTCCAGTATCTGAAAACCAGGTTAggatctgggcaagggatgTGAGAGAACTGTCATACGACATTGAGGATAGTATTGACAAATTCATGGTGCGCATTGACAGCAATCCATTCGCACAGCCACATGGATTCAGGGGGTTCATTGATAGGAGTTTGAAATTGTTGACGACTGCTCACGCTCGCCGTAGGATTGCCACAGACATCATAGGCATCAAGGCTCTTGTCAGTGAGGTGGCTTCAAGGCGCGAAAGATACAATATTGACAATATCTCTTCTCGCCATTGTAACAATTGA